The Dreissena polymorpha isolate Duluth1 chromosome 10, UMN_Dpol_1.0, whole genome shotgun sequence genome includes a region encoding these proteins:
- the LOC127849231 gene encoding another transcription unit protein-like gives MTHSQRLAMTHSQWSAMTHSQRLAMTHSHRLAMTQSQRLAMTHSQRLAMTHSQRLAITSSQRLGMTHSQRLAMTHSQRLGMTHSKSQRLEMTHSQRLVMTHSQRLVMTHSHMLVMTHSQTLAMTHSPRLKMTHSQRLAMTHSQRLAMTNSKRLAMTHSQRLAMTHSQMLSEAGKDTQSEADNDAQSEVGNDTQSEAGNDKQSEAGNDTQSEADNDAQSEVGNDTQSEAGNDTQSEAGNDTQSEAGNDTQSEADKDTQSEVCNDTQSEVGNDTQSEVGNDTQSVAGNDTQSEVDNDTQSDAGNDTQSETGNDTLSEDGNDT, from the exons ATGACACACAGTCAGAGGCTGGCAATGACACACAGTCAGTGGTCGGCAATGACACACAGTCAGAGGTTGGCAATGACACACAGTCATAGGCTGGCAATGACACAGAGTCAGAGGCTGGCAATGACACACAGTCAGAGGCTGGCAATGACACACAGTCAGAGGTTGGCAATAACAAGCAGTCAGAGGCTGGGAATGACACACAGTCAGAGGCTGGCAATGACACACAGTCAGAGGCTGGGAATGACACACAGTAAGAG TCAGAGGCTGGAAATGACACATAGTCAGAGGCTGGTAATGACACACAGTCAGAGGCTGGTCATGACACACAGTCATATGCTGGTAATGACACACAGTCAGACGCTGGCAATGACACACAGTCCGAGACTGAAAATGACACACAGTCAGAGGCTGGCAATGACACACAGTCAGAGGCTGGCAATGACTAACAGTAAGAGGCTGGCAATGACACACAGTCAGAGGTTGGCAATGACACACAGTCAGATGCTG TCAGAGGCTGGTAAGGACACACAGTCAGAGGCTGACAATGACGCCCAGTCAGAGGTAGGCAATGACACACAGTCAGAGGCTGGTAATGACAAACAGTCAGAGGCTGGCAATGACACACAGTCAGAGGCTGACAATGACGCCCAGTCAGAGGTAGGCAATGACACACAGTCAGAGGCTGGTAATGACACACAGTCAGAGGCTGGTAATGACACACAGTCAGAGGCTGGCAATGACACACAGTCAGAGGCTGACAAGGACACACAGTCAGAGGTTTGCAACGACACACAGTCAGAGGTTGGCAATGACACACAGTCAGAGGTTGGCAATGACACACAGTCAGTTGCTGGAAATGACACACAGTCAGAAGTAGACAATGACACACAGTCAGATGCTGGTAATGACACACAGTCAGAGACTGGCAATGACACACTGTCAGAGGATGGCAATGACACATAG
- the LOC127849232 gene encoding clumping factor A-like: MCKSGCQFSLFNHSTGACNLYTDGDTSECDDTTDDHQYVYRKESQTYVHVVPNTKGINWFDAQRVCLALGGRLSGYTASTSHDDVVASLGDNACWLGFPEVEFRMELASEAGNDTQSEAGNDTQSDAGNDTQSQAGNDTQSVVGNETQSDVGNDTKAEAEACNDTLSEAGYDTLSEAGIDAQLEVGNDTQSEVGNDTQSEVGNYTQSEAGNDTQSESGNDTLSEAGNYTQSEVGNDTQSEVGNYTQSEAGNDTQSESGNDTQSVVDNDTQSEVGNDTQSEAGNDTQSEVGNEIQSEAGNETLSEVDKDTQSEAVNDTQSEVGDDTQLVFGNDTQPEAGNDTESEAGNDTQLVACSDEQSESEAGNDTQSEAGHATQSEAGNDTQTEVGNDTQSEAGNDTESEAGNDTQSVAGNDTQSEVGNDKHSEVGNDTQSEAGNDTQSEAGNDIESEGDNVTQSEAGNDTESEAGHDTESEAGNDTARGLL; this comes from the exons ATGTGTAAAAGCGGGTGCCAGTTTTCGTTGTTCAATCACTCGACCGGTGCATGTAATCTTTACACGGACGGTGATACCTCGGAATGTGATGATACTACGGACGACCATCAGTATGTTTACAGGAAG GAGTCACAGACATACGTTCATGTGGTACCAAATACGAAAGGTATCAACTGGTTCGACGCCCAGCGAGTCTGCCTCGCATTGGGAGGTCGACTTTCCGGATATACAGCTAGCACGAGCCATGATGACGTCGTCGCCAGTCTGGGAGACAATGCCTGCTGGTTAGGTTTCCCGGAAGTTGAGTTCAGGATGGAGCTGGCT TCAGAGGCTGGCAATGACACACAGTCAGAGGCTGGCAATGACACACAATCAGATGCTGGCAATGATACACAGTCACAGGCCGGCAATGATACACAGTCAGTGGTTGGCAATGAAACACAGTCAGATGTTGGCAATGACACAAAGGCAGAGGCTG AGGCTTGTAATGACACACTGTCAGAGGCTGGTTATGACACACTGTCAGAGGCTGGTATTGACGCACAATTAGAGGTTGGCAATGACACACAGTCAGAGGTTGGCAATGACACACAATCAGAGGTTGGTAATTACACACAGTCAGAGGCGGGCAATGACACACAGTCAGAGTCTGGTAATGACACATTGTCAGAGGCTGGCAATTACACACAGTCAGAGGTTGGCAATGACACACAATCAGAGGTTGGTAATTACACACAGTCAGAGGCGGGCAATGACACACAGTCAGAGTCTGGCAATGACACACAGTCAGTGGTTGACAATGACACACAGTCAGAGGTTGGCAATGACACACAGTCAGAGGCTGGCAATGACACACAGTCAGAGGTTGGCAATGAAATACAGTCAGAGGCTGGCAATGAGACACTGTCAGAGGTTGACAAAGACACACAGTCAGAGGCTGTCAATGACACACAGTCAGAGGTTGGCGATGACACACAGCTAGTGTTTGGCAATGACACACAGCCAGAGGCTGGCAATGACACAGAATCAGAGGCTGGCAATGACACACAGTTAGTGGCTTGCAGTGACGAACAGTCAGAG TCAGAGGCTGGCAATGACACACAGTCAGAGGCTGGACATGCCACACAGTCAGAGGCTGGCAATGACACACAGACAGAGGTTGGCAATGACACACAGTCTGAGGCTGGCAATGACACAGAGTCAGAGGCTGGCAATGACACACAGTCAGTGGCTGGCAATGACACACAGTCAGAGGTTGGAAATGACAAGCATTCAGAGGTTGGGAATGACACACAGTCAGAGGCTGGCAATGACACACAGTCAGAGGCTGGCAATGACATAGAGTCAGAGGGTGACAATGTCACACAGTCAGAAGCTGGCAATGACACTGAGTCAGAGGCTGGCCATGACACAGAGTCAGAGGCTGGTAATGACACAGCTAGAGGCTTGTTATGA
- the LOC127848541 gene encoding uncharacterized protein LOC127848541 has translation MGCGVFSGLAVIDDRGGIYVGNNIIVSDDISLYLRDNMTLLFDTSASHPEANLAVAMAHDHDPDFKQFMRAYAKSKTVPEKIKLCGNIEKGLKLNVNAPCYVIDTHITPRDIFDLDSPFGSLARRLVYGSEEIKRPTPVLPGTIPKIVHYVWFGVREMDFRMYLSILSALYIVNPDKVFIHGDGGLTGKYLAKIRHDKRVVLIKRERPYEVYRHQVKYIEHSSNIVQAEVLLKYGGIYMDWDALWLKSPDELIQTGYDAIANFDHMQYGKFPETINLGVVMTKPKSTFIKRWQDALRNFKTNDYLYNAVELPYKIYEKYPEYLFIERHLQVMCYELKCHPTFKDNYKDFMNEQAFDWRTEADALHFTIPDPEELKDEKKCRNVVGRFADICHHILKHELKIPLTV, from the exons ATGGGATGTGGGGTGTTTTCCGGATTGGCAGTCATAGACGACAGGGGAG gTATTTATGTCGGAAACAACATTATTGTCAGCGATGACATTTCTTTGTATCTACGAGACAACATGACACTCCTATTTGACACATCTGCGTCACATCCGGAAGCCAACCTGGCCGTTGCCATGGCACACGATCATGACCCGGACTTCAAACAGTTTATGCGCGCGTACGCAAAATCGAAGACCGTCCcagaaaaaatcaaattatgtggAAACATCGAGAAAGGACTTAAACTAAACGTCAATGCACCGTGTTATGTCATCGATACCCATATTACCCCGCGTGACATTTTCGACCTTGACTCTCCTTTCGGGTCTTTGGCCCGGCGCCTGGTGTACGGTTCAGAGGAGATAAAGCGACCAACGCCGGTATTGCCAGGAACCATTCCGAAAATCGTTCACTATGTATGGTTTGGCGTACGGGAGATGGACTTTAGGATGTATTTGAGTATCCTGAGCGCATTGTATATAGTTAACCCAGACAAAGTGTTCATACATGGTGACGGAGGTCTAACGGGCAAGTACCTTGCGAAAATCCGACACGACAAACGAGTTGTACTTATAAAGCGCGAGAGACCTTATGAAGTGTATAGACACCAGGTGAAATACATTGAGCACTCAAGCAACATAGTGCAAGCGGAAGTGCTACTTAAATACGGTGGTATATACATGGACTGGGACGCTTTATGGCTGAAGTCGCCAGATGAACTGATTCAAACGGGCTATGATGCAATCGCGAATTTCGATCACATGCAATATGGGAAGTTTCCGGAAACTATCAATTTGGGCGTTGTAATGACTAAGCCGAAATCAACTTTTATTAAACGATGGCAGGACGCTCTGCGAAACTTCAAAACAAACGACTATTTGTACAATGCTGTCGAACTGCCGTACAAAATTTACGAGAAGTACCCAGAGTATCTATTTATAGAACGCCACCTTCAGGTCATGTGTTACGAATTGAAGTGCCACCCGACGTTCAAGGACAATTACAAGGATTTCATGAACGAGCAAGCGTTTGATTGGAGGACTGAAGCGGATGCCCTCCATTTCACGATTCCTGATCCAGAGGAACTGAAAGACGAAAAGAAGTGTCGAAATGTCGTGGGAAGGTTTGCGGATATATGTCATCATATATTGAAACATGAACTTAAAATACCGTTAACTGTTTGA